GACTTCGGGACGCCCTGGGCGATCTCCTTCAGGATCGCGAAGTCGATCGCCTCGACGGTGCCGCTCTCGGTCACGTTCGACATCACCCGCGCTTCCGCCCTGCCGGGGCCAGCCGAGCCGGTCGTCCGCACGAAGCGCTCCAGCTCCGGCCAGCGCTTCATCACCCTGGCGATGCTGGAAATGCGCTTCGTCCCTGCGATCGCCTGCACGGCGGCGATCTCCGTGGTGAGCGGGGGATCGGACAGCCTGAGGCGTACCGTCGGTTCGCCCAGGCCGGCAGCAAGGAAGCCTGCGTGCACCTGCTCGACCATGTCGACGAGCGCGTCCTTGCGGCTGGCGGCAAATATCGAGAACACGGCGACGAACATCGGAACGTCCTCCACTCGAAAATCTATCGTCTGAAATAACGCCGGCGGAATAAGCTCTGATCGATCCGTGGCTTCGGGGACTTCGTCGGGGGCATTGCGGCGCGTCCCGTCGCCTGCGATTGTGGGCGTCGAACCGGACCGTGAGCAGCTGCTGCAACGTGCCCGGAATAGCACAACGCGCGGCCAATGGCTCCGTTTGAGTCTTGGGGGAGGCGACCACGATGAACCTGCAGGCACAGCCGGGCTCCGCCCAGAGCACCTATCGAATCCTGCGCGAAGCCGATCTGCGGGACTATCTCGCGAGCCTTCCGGCCGTCGTCACGCAACTCGGCGGCGCGCCTGCGGACTGGTCGATCAGCGAGGTCGGCGACGGTAATCTCAACCTCGTCTTCATCGTCAAGGGCAGTCGCGGCGGCATCGCGGTCAAGCAGGCGCTGCCATATGTGCGGCTGGTCGGCGAGAGCTGGCCGCTGCCGCTGTCGCGGGCGCACTATGAACATCTGGCGCTGGTACATCAGGCAAGGCTGGCACCGAGGCTGGTGCCGGCGGTGCTGCACCATGATGCGCCGCTCGCGCTCACCGCGATGGAGCTACTCGAGCCGCACATCATCATGCGCAAGGGCCTGATCGGCGCCACGAGGTATCCGCGCTTTGTCGAGGATATCTCGACCTTCCTGGCGCGGACGCTGTTCTTCACGTCCGATCTTGCGCTCTCGGCCGCGGAGAAGAAGCAGGGGATCGCCGATTTCGCCGGCAACCACGCGCTGTGCAAGATCACCGAGGACCTGATCTTCACCGATCCCTATCGCATCGCCGAGCAGAACCGCTGGACCGAGCCGCATCTCGACGCGACGGCCGCCGCCTTCCGCGAAGACCTCGACCTGCATGTCGCGATTAGCAGGCTCAAGCTGAAATTCATGGCGAGCCCGGAAGCGCTGCTGCACGGCGATCTGCACACCGGCTCGATCATGGTCACCGACAGCGAGACTAAGGTGATCGATCCCGAATTCGCGTTCTACGGTCCGATGGGCTTCGACATAGGCGCCGTGATCGGCAATCTGCTGATGGCCTATCTGGCCTCAGCCGGCCATGAGCGCACGCCCGGCGAGCGGGCTTCGTTCGAGGCGTGGCTCTTGGAAACGATCGAGGGCGTCTGGGGCGAGTTCTCGCGCAAGTTTCTCGCGCTGTGGCGCAGCGAGGCGAAGGGCGACGGCTATCCGGTGTCGTTGTTCGCTGGCGAGGCGGGTGCCGCGCGGCTGGAGGCGGAACGGCAGGCTTACATGGCGCGGTTGTTCCAGGACACCGTCGGCTTCGCCGCGGCCAAGACCATCCGGCGTATCCTCGGCCTCGCGCACAACATCGATTTCGAATGGATCGCCGACGAGAAGCAGCGCGCGATCTGCGAGGCGCGCAGCCTCAAGCTCGCGCGCAACATGATGCTGGAGGCGGCGTCCTACACGACGATGGGCGCAGTCACCTACGCCGCCCGCGAATTGCGTCACTGGCAGCCGGATTTTGCCAGGTGATCGTGGAGGATTAACTTTCGGCCGGACGCACGAAGCAGAGAATGCCGGCCTCGGGCGTGAAACAGACCACGGCGCGGTTCGTCGGGTTGTCGGTTCTGTTGATGATCCTGTTCGGCGGGACCCGCAGCCAGAAGGGCGCCGACAATTTCCAGCGACCATCGATCAATACCTCGTAGCCGTCCCGGTCCTGTCGGAACTCTACCGTTCTGCAATCCGCAATCGAGCAGCACGACGCACCGGTGCCTGGTTGCTTCAGGCTCTCGAACCATGGTGCGAGCGCTGGATTTGGGCTATCGGGCGGCGCTGCTACCGCGGCCTGGCTCAGAGCAAGTCCGATGGCAACGGCGATCGTCCAGCCAATCCTCCCAGCTACCTCGCGAT
This Bradyrhizobium sp. CCBAU 53421 DNA region includes the following protein-coding sequences:
- the mtnK gene encoding S-methyl-5-thioribose kinase; the protein is MNLQAQPGSAQSTYRILREADLRDYLASLPAVVTQLGGAPADWSISEVGDGNLNLVFIVKGSRGGIAVKQALPYVRLVGESWPLPLSRAHYEHLALVHQARLAPRLVPAVLHHDAPLALTAMELLEPHIIMRKGLIGATRYPRFVEDISTFLARTLFFTSDLALSAAEKKQGIADFAGNHALCKITEDLIFTDPYRIAEQNRWTEPHLDATAAAFREDLDLHVAISRLKLKFMASPEALLHGDLHTGSIMVTDSETKVIDPEFAFYGPMGFDIGAVIGNLLMAYLASAGHERTPGERASFEAWLLETIEGVWGEFSRKFLALWRSEAKGDGYPVSLFAGEAGAARLEAERQAYMARLFQDTVGFAAAKTIRRILGLAHNIDFEWIADEKQRAICEARSLKLARNMMLEAASYTTMGAVTYAARELRHWQPDFAR